From one Gracilibacillus salinarum genomic stretch:
- the cysQ gene encoding 3'(2'),5'-bisphosphate nucleotidase CysQ: MSKYIFDLFNVCLDAGKEIMDVYQQDFEVEHKDDDSPLTIADKRAHQVIAEGLMKIDASIPVLSEEGREIAFEERKDWKEFWLVDPLDGTKEFIKKNDEFTVNIALIDGKYPALGVIYAPALDTFYFGVKGDGAYKLNKASQATISNVEDLKNLSIRLPEVKESKVTNVVASRSHMSKETEEFINTLNGEVNVVSSGSSLKFCLVAEGKADFYPRYAPTMEWDTGAGQAIVEAAGGKVTRYEDEARFYYNRKELLNGWFLVEN; the protein is encoded by the coding sequence TTGAGTAAGTACATATTCGATTTATTCAACGTCTGCTTAGATGCCGGGAAAGAAATTATGGATGTCTATCAGCAAGACTTTGAAGTAGAACATAAAGATGATGATTCACCATTAACTATCGCAGATAAAAGAGCACACCAAGTGATAGCGGAAGGATTAATGAAAATAGATGCATCCATTCCTGTTTTAAGTGAGGAAGGAAGAGAAATTGCATTCGAAGAACGAAAAGACTGGAAAGAATTCTGGTTAGTTGATCCTCTAGATGGAACGAAAGAATTTATTAAGAAGAATGATGAATTCACGGTCAATATTGCACTCATCGATGGAAAATATCCTGCTTTAGGAGTGATTTATGCTCCAGCTTTAGATACGTTTTACTTCGGTGTAAAGGGAGATGGTGCTTATAAATTAAATAAAGCTTCTCAAGCAACTATCTCTAATGTAGAAGATTTAAAGAATCTAAGTATTCGTTTACCAGAAGTAAAAGAAAGTAAGGTTACGAATGTGGTAGCAAGCCGTTCACATATGTCGAAGGAAACCGAAGAATTCATTAATACTTTAAATGGAGAAGTGAATGTAGTTTCTTCAGGCAGTTCATTAAAGTTTTGTCTAGTTGCTGAGGGGAAAGCAGATTTTTATCCTCGGTATGCTCCGACGATGGAATGGGATACAGGGGCTGGTCAAGCTATAGTAGAAGCAGCTGGTGGCAAAGTAACACGATATGAGGATGAGGCACGTTTTTATTATAATCGAAAAGAATTATTGAATGGTTGGTTTTTAGTAGAAAACTAA
- the rbsK gene encoding ribokinase, whose protein sequence is MKLARTKPNVIIVGSINMDFVVTAEKWPSPGETMVARKFDIFPGGKGANQAVASARACANVTFIGAVGSDNLGREAIKHLKSQEINTENILVKDNATTGKAIVTVVNGENSILINEGANGRLTVKDIVGLSHLIAEADIVLMQNEIPNLVQEQVVDICQLHCIPVVYNPAPARKLTRHFLENITYLTPNEHEYKTIFSTDEPLIRDFHSKVIQTKGANGIEYWQNHSLQKMAGIKVDTVDTTGAGDTFNGVLTVELARGATIHDAIETANIAASISVQKNGAQQGMPTQSEISKARKQLEIF, encoded by the coding sequence TTGAAGCTTGCACGTACAAAACCTAATGTAATCATCGTTGGAAGTATTAACATGGATTTTGTAGTCACTGCAGAAAAGTGGCCAAGTCCAGGTGAAACAATGGTTGCAAGAAAATTTGATATTTTTCCTGGAGGTAAAGGGGCTAATCAAGCTGTCGCATCTGCTCGTGCATGCGCGAATGTTACCTTTATAGGTGCTGTTGGTTCAGATAATTTAGGTAGAGAAGCTATCAAGCATTTAAAATCACAAGAAATTAACACAGAGAATATCCTTGTGAAAGACAACGCAACTACCGGTAAAGCGATTGTTACGGTTGTTAATGGCGAAAACTCTATATTAATTAATGAAGGAGCAAACGGAAGATTAACCGTTAAAGATATTGTGGGACTTTCTCATTTGATTGCAGAGGCAGATATTGTATTAATGCAAAATGAAATCCCCAACCTTGTTCAAGAACAAGTAGTCGATATCTGTCAACTACATTGTATTCCAGTAGTATACAATCCAGCTCCTGCTAGGAAGCTTACCAGACATTTTCTTGAGAACATAACCTATCTAACACCAAACGAGCACGAATACAAGACGATCTTCTCAACTGATGAACCATTAATAAGAGATTTTCATTCAAAAGTAATTCAAACAAAGGGAGCAAATGGTATTGAGTATTGGCAAAACCACTCACTCCAAAAGATGGCAGGAATAAAGGTAGATACGGTCGATACAACGGGAGCAGGAGACACATTTAACGGTGTACTAACCGTGGAACTTGCAAGAGGAGCCACCATACATGATGCTATTGAAACGGCGAATATTGCTGCATCGATTTCAGTTCAAAAA
- a CDS encoding helix-turn-helix domain-containing protein translates to MSSKEKDNFLYALGSYCLQARKSKGYTRQQVAEVIDMSVDGLEKFEKGDSNVTIYFITNLFAFLDIPKSVLTDLHTEYLNEAMQERITHMGNRIK, encoded by the coding sequence ATGAGTAGTAAAGAGAAGGATAATTTTCTATATGCGTTAGGCAGTTATTGCCTACAGGCACGTAAATCAAAAGGCTATACACGGCAGCAGGTGGCCGAAGTGATTGATATGAGTGTGGATGGATTAGAGAAGTTTGAAAAAGGGGATAGTAATGTGACGATCTATTTCATAACAAATTTATTTGCATTTCTAGATATTCCCAAGAGCGTACTTACTGATTTACACACGGAATACCTCAATGAAGCGATGCAGGAGCGTATTACACATATGGGAAACAGGATCAAATAA
- a CDS encoding competence protein ComK: protein MTAVTTSYRVTDQTLVIMPAAHPRYPTKIIETTHAVYSTQTPLAIVKENCLRHGSTFEGRRVAVRYHLPFLKRTPIPIHPVASIIASPTKHYRNSDCIWLFWCHLHRMEARSKQVTEIYFDQHAPLTIKESVQSLKLQKERAGMCATLFRQWN, encoded by the coding sequence ATGACAGCAGTAACGACTAGCTACCGTGTCACCGATCAGACACTTGTGATCATGCCTGCCGCTCATCCAAGATATCCGACAAAAATTATCGAAACGACGCATGCAGTATACAGTACACAGACTCCATTAGCCATTGTGAAGGAAAATTGCTTACGACATGGCTCTACTTTTGAAGGCAGGCGGGTAGCAGTTCGTTACCACCTGCCCTTCTTAAAAAGGACCCCAATACCGATTCATCCAGTAGCATCTATCATCGCCTCCCCGACAAAACACTATAGAAATTCTGATTGTATCTGGTTGTTTTGGTGTCATCTTCATCGTATGGAAGCTAGATCGAAGCAAGTAACGGAGATTTATTTTGATCAACATGCACCGCTTACCATTAAAGAATCGGTTCAATCATTGAAATTGCAGAAGGAACGGGCTGGGATGTGTGCTACTTTGTTTCGGCAGTGGAACTGA
- the cysD gene encoding sulfate adenylyltransferase subunit CysD — MENNSHLDQLEAEAIYIIREVAAECENPVMLYSIGKDSSVMLHLAMKAFYPEKPPFPFLHVNTTWKFKEMIDFRDRKAKELGIEMLEHTNQEGVEQGINPFDHGSSYTDIMKTQALKQALDKYQFDAAFGGGRRDEEKSRAKERIFSFRNKNHAWDPKNQKPEMWKLYNTKINKGESMRVFPLSNWTEKDIWQYIKKEEIDIVPLYFAKERPVVYRDGNIVMVDDDRLKLEPDEKIEQKKVRFRTLGCYPLTGGVESDAATLDEIIEETLGAVSSERTSRVIDQEAAGSMERRKREGYF; from the coding sequence ATGGAAAATAATTCTCACCTCGACCAACTCGAGGCAGAAGCAATTTACATAATAAGAGAAGTAGCCGCAGAATGTGAAAACCCAGTAATGCTATATTCAATTGGTAAAGACAGTTCTGTAATGCTACATTTAGCAATGAAAGCATTTTATCCAGAGAAACCACCATTTCCGTTTCTCCATGTAAATACAACATGGAAGTTCAAGGAAATGATAGACTTCCGTGATAGAAAAGCAAAAGAATTAGGTATCGAAATGTTGGAACATACAAATCAAGAGGGTGTAGAGCAAGGCATAAATCCGTTTGATCATGGTTCATCTTATACGGATATTATGAAGACTCAAGCGCTTAAACAAGCTTTAGATAAGTATCAATTTGACGCAGCATTCGGTGGAGGACGTCGTGACGAAGAAAAATCACGTGCCAAAGAAAGAATATTTTCTTTCCGTAATAAAAATCATGCCTGGGATCCGAAAAATCAGAAACCTGAAATGTGGAAATTGTATAATACCAAAATAAATAAAGGTGAAAGCATGCGCGTTTTCCCACTTTCTAACTGGACAGAGAAAGATATCTGGCAGTATATCAAAAAAGAAGAAATCGATATCGTTCCACTGTATTTTGCTAAAGAACGTCCAGTCGTCTACAGAGATGGCAACATCGTAATGGTAGATGATGATCGATTAAAACTAGAACCTGATGAGAAGATTGAACAGAAGAAAGTCCGCTTTCGTACATTAGGCTGTTATCCTCTGACTGGTGGTGTAGAATCTGATGCTGCTACATTAGACGAGATCATTGAAGAAACGCTAGGTGCAGTTTCATCAGAACGAACCAGCCGTGTGATTGACCAGGAAGCAGCTGGCAGCATGGAACGTCGTAAGAGAGAGGGGTATTTCTAG
- a CDS encoding LacI family DNA-binding transcriptional regulator — translation MSPTTIREVAKYANVSEATVSRVINKKGYVSQETLKQVEDAIKHLNYKPNEVARMLYKKKSNTIALLIPDITNPFFPELAKAIEEVAKKKGYVVVLCNTKSDPEIEKKYVTELTSKYIDGLIIMNQSCEDTVYQNLPFSTVFLDRVDKNKSSYIAVQNQEGGKLATEHLISLGCKSILHLSGPSNIITAVERAEGYQTAMKQHGLLIETKECKYEADYAYQMSQAIFKDGNRFDAVFAGNDLIAAGVLRAAKEIGINVPNDLQIIGYDDIDLCKYTTPQLTTIQQPIYLMGEKAAELLIEKIEGVYDVRDSNYLLPVTLMARGSTKPLDSI, via the coding sequence GTGAGTCCAACAACTATTCGAGAAGTTGCTAAATATGCCAATGTATCAGAAGCTACAGTTTCACGGGTCATTAATAAAAAAGGGTATGTCAGTCAAGAAACACTTAAACAAGTGGAAGATGCTATTAAACATTTAAACTATAAACCTAATGAAGTAGCAAGAATGCTATATAAAAAAAAGTCTAACACCATCGCTCTGTTGATTCCTGATATCACCAACCCATTTTTCCCGGAGTTAGCAAAGGCAATCGAAGAAGTTGCCAAAAAGAAAGGATATGTAGTTGTCCTTTGCAATACGAAATCAGATCCTGAAATTGAAAAAAAATATGTGACAGAACTGACTAGTAAATATATTGATGGATTAATAATTATGAATCAAAGTTGTGAGGATACAGTGTATCAGAATCTCCCCTTTTCAACTGTTTTTTTAGATAGAGTAGATAAAAATAAATCTTCTTATATCGCTGTTCAAAATCAAGAAGGAGGAAAGCTGGCAACGGAGCATCTGATATCTTTAGGGTGTAAAAGCATTCTCCATCTTTCTGGCCCAAGTAATATTATCACCGCTGTAGAAAGAGCAGAGGGCTACCAAACTGCCATGAAACAGCATGGATTATTAATTGAAACAAAAGAGTGTAAGTATGAAGCAGACTATGCTTATCAAATGAGTCAGGCTATTTTTAAAGATGGTAATCGATTTGATGCGGTTTTTGCTGGGAATGACTTAATAGCAGCGGGTGTATTGAGAGCGGCGAAAGAAATCGGAATCAACGTTCCAAATGATTTACAAATAATTGGATATGATGACATTGACCTTTGTAAATATACGACACCTCAATTAACTACGATACAACAGCCTATCTATTTAATGGGAGAAAAAGCGGCAGAATTATTGATCGAAAAAATTGAAGGAGTATATGATGTCCGAGACAGTAACTATTTATTACCAGTTACTTTAATGGCAAGAGGTTCAACAAAACCTTTAGATAGTATTTAA
- a CDS encoding SLC13 family permease, whose translation MTIEMGFVLIAIVTMFLALLFEIARPDMIVFSVLVIFVLTGLLSPEEAFKGFSNQGMLTIALLFIVAGAVQKHGILEQVMKRWLSKSRSIKGSMLRFFIPVSISSAFLNNTPIVVTFTPMIKKWCEERGIPPSKFLIPLSYVTILGGTITLIGTSTNLVVHGMLLDYGLDGFSLFQLSIVGIPVLLIGLIYIFTVGFKLLPSNKGFSDQVKQDSREYIAEMIVLDDFPSIDLTVEAAGLRELKGLYLIEIIRGAERLSPVKSTTVIRAGDRLIFTGLISTIAELQQLKGLHLETGTDLDLDDLKNGHVQLVEAVVSHQSSLLSKSIKQSQFRSKFDAGVLAVHRNNERIKSKIGDIVLKPGDVLLLLTGSDFTRTYQYSNDFYVVSSLETPDNLNENRSKGWFSLIVLITMILSVAFNLLSMFKAMLFAVLIFILTKIISPEEAKKKVQFHVLLLIASAFGVGTAMTKTGLASWMANGLLEVGKPLGIIAILTFVYILTNVFTELITNSAAAVLMLPIGLEMADSLAVDYIGFAVTIAIAASASFITPIGYQTNLIVYGPGGYQFKDYMKVGTPLSIIVMVITVTVVNIIWF comes from the coding sequence GTGACAATCGAAATGGGATTTGTATTAATTGCAATTGTTACCATGTTCCTGGCTTTGCTATTCGAAATTGCTAGACCGGATATGATCGTATTTTCTGTGTTAGTCATATTCGTATTAACTGGTCTGTTAAGTCCGGAAGAAGCATTTAAAGGATTCTCTAATCAAGGGATGCTGACCATCGCATTATTATTTATTGTAGCTGGTGCAGTGCAAAAGCATGGTATCTTGGAACAAGTAATGAAACGCTGGCTAAGCAAGAGTAGGAGTATCAAAGGAAGTATGCTTCGTTTCTTTATACCGGTATCCATTTCATCTGCTTTTTTAAATAATACACCAATCGTTGTTACCTTCACGCCAATGATTAAGAAATGGTGTGAAGAGAGAGGAATTCCGCCTTCTAAGTTTTTGATACCACTATCCTATGTAACGATACTGGGTGGAACGATTACGTTAATTGGTACGTCTACTAATTTAGTGGTGCATGGTATGTTACTAGATTATGGATTAGACGGTTTTTCATTGTTTCAATTATCTATCGTTGGAATACCAGTGTTGCTAATAGGATTAATTTATATTTTTACGGTTGGATTTAAATTATTGCCTTCTAATAAGGGCTTTAGTGATCAAGTGAAACAAGATAGTCGAGAATATATCGCGGAAATGATAGTATTAGATGATTTTCCTTCTATTGATTTGACGGTAGAAGCGGCAGGATTGCGAGAGTTAAAAGGGTTATATTTAATCGAAATTATTCGTGGTGCTGAAAGGTTATCGCCTGTTAAATCTACGACGGTTATACGTGCCGGTGACCGCTTGATTTTTACTGGATTAATCTCTACTATTGCTGAATTACAACAGTTGAAAGGCTTGCATTTAGAGACAGGTACTGATTTAGATTTAGATGATTTGAAAAATGGACATGTTCAATTGGTAGAAGCTGTTGTATCACATCAATCATCTCTTCTATCTAAGTCCATTAAACAGTCACAGTTTCGTTCAAAATTCGATGCAGGTGTACTAGCTGTTCATCGTAATAACGAACGAATTAAAAGTAAAATTGGAGATATCGTTTTAAAACCAGGGGATGTTTTATTACTGTTGACAGGATCAGATTTTACAAGAACTTATCAGTATTCCAACGACTTTTACGTAGTATCATCACTGGAAACACCAGACAATTTAAATGAAAACAGATCAAAAGGCTGGTTCTCACTGATCGTTTTAATAACAATGATTTTATCGGTTGCTTTTAACTTATTATCGATGTTCAAGGCGATGTTGTTTGCTGTTTTAATTTTTATCCTTACCAAAATCATTAGTCCCGAAGAAGCAAAGAAAAAAGTACAGTTTCATGTCTTACTGTTAATAGCCAGTGCATTCGGAGTTGGTACAGCGATGACCAAAACGGGATTAGCATCTTGGATGGCAAATGGTTTATTAGAAGTCGGTAAACCGCTTGGAATCATAGCGATACTGACGTTTGTTTATATTCTAACTAACGTATTTACCGAATTAATAACAAATAGTGCGGCAGCTGTTCTCATGCTGCCTATCGGATTAGAAATGGCTGATTCATTAGCAGTAGATTACATAGGATTCGCTGTAACCATTGCTATTGCAGCATCAGCAAGTTTTATTACACCGATTGGTTATCAGACAAACCTGATTGTATATGGTCCAGGTGGATATCAATTTAAAGACTATATGAAAGTGGGAACCCCATTAAGCATTATTGTCATGGTAATAACAGTAACGGTGGTAAATATAATATGGTTTTAA
- the cysC gene encoding adenylyl-sulfate kinase encodes MKGLLKFITCGSVDDGKSTLIGHMLYDAKLLFADQEKALELDSKVGSRGGEIDYSLLLDGLMAEREQGITIDVAYRYFTTDDRSFIVADTPGHEEYTRNMAVGASFADLAVILVDATKGVISQTKRHARICALMGIKHIVLAVNKMDLIGYDQKRFEEISKDFQQMTYGFNLESIQAIPVSATEGDNITKNSDNTLWYDGKPLLPYLEDIDVEDDADHHDFVMPVQRVSRPNHTFRGFQGQVEAGSVKEGDEIITLPSQEKAKVKSILVTDYEVSEANAGQPVTIQLDREVDVSRGCVLTTSKNIQVTDMFTANILWMDDAELVEGRNYLVKVGTKLLPGTVMSIKHKIDINTGKEVPADKIFKNELVECDISLSENMVFDKFDNNEALGGLILIDRVTNMTSGCGVIEHALRRSTNVIWQETDVSRDVRAQQKGQKPVTLWFTGLSGSGKSTLANEVEKRLVASGYHTMLLDGDNVRHGLNKNLGFKEQDRVENIRRIAEVGKLMNDAGLIALTSFISPYESDRQNAREIIGESYIEIFVSTPLEVCEERDVKGLYKKARSGEIPNFTGISSPYEKPTTPEIEIDTSQYSLEEATDYVVKEMTKFLI; translated from the coding sequence ATGAAGGGATTATTGAAATTTATTACTTGTGGTAGTGTCGACGATGGTAAATCCACATTAATTGGACATATGCTCTATGATGCAAAACTATTATTTGCTGATCAGGAGAAAGCCTTGGAACTAGATTCAAAGGTTGGTAGCCGTGGTGGAGAAATTGACTATTCTCTTCTATTAGATGGCTTAATGGCAGAGCGTGAGCAAGGGATTACGATTGATGTTGCTTATCGTTATTTTACAACCGATGATCGCTCGTTCATTGTTGCGGATACACCTGGTCATGAAGAATATACGCGTAATATGGCAGTTGGTGCGTCTTTTGCTGATTTAGCAGTTATTTTGGTGGATGCAACAAAAGGTGTCATTTCCCAAACAAAACGACATGCTCGTATTTGTGCATTGATGGGGATCAAGCATATTGTATTAGCTGTCAACAAAATGGATCTTATCGGTTATGATCAAAAGCGGTTTGAAGAAATCTCCAAAGACTTTCAGCAGATGACATATGGTTTTAATTTAGAGAGTATTCAAGCCATTCCAGTATCTGCTACAGAAGGGGACAACATTACAAAAAATTCTGATAATACGCTCTGGTATGATGGAAAGCCGTTGCTCCCTTATTTGGAAGATATCGACGTAGAAGATGATGCAGATCATCACGATTTTGTCATGCCTGTTCAACGAGTCAGTCGTCCAAATCATACTTTTAGAGGCTTCCAAGGGCAAGTAGAGGCGGGAAGTGTTAAGGAAGGCGATGAAATTATAACACTTCCCAGTCAGGAAAAAGCGAAAGTAAAAAGTATTTTGGTCACAGACTATGAAGTGTCAGAGGCTAACGCAGGGCAACCCGTAACCATTCAATTAGATCGAGAAGTGGATGTCTCCCGAGGCTGTGTATTGACAACGTCAAAAAATATCCAGGTGACCGATATGTTTACGGCTAATATTCTTTGGATGGATGACGCAGAATTAGTCGAAGGGCGAAACTATTTGGTGAAAGTCGGAACGAAACTTTTACCAGGTACGGTTATGTCGATTAAACATAAAATTGATATCAATACAGGTAAAGAAGTACCAGCCGATAAAATATTCAAAAATGAATTGGTGGAATGTGATATTTCACTATCGGAAAATATGGTGTTTGATAAATTTGATAATAATGAAGCACTTGGTGGACTTATTTTAATTGACCGAGTTACCAATATGACGTCTGGTTGCGGTGTAATTGAACATGCGTTACGTCGTTCCACGAATGTTATATGGCAGGAAACAGATGTATCAAGAGACGTAAGAGCGCAACAGAAGGGACAAAAACCAGTAACATTATGGTTTACCGGTTTGTCGGGATCAGGTAAATCAACGCTTGCCAATGAAGTGGAAAAGCGCTTGGTTGCTTCAGGATATCATACTATGCTGTTAGACGGCGATAATGTTCGTCACGGCTTAAATAAGAACTTAGGATTTAAAGAACAGGATCGTGTAGAGAATATTCGTCGAATTGCAGAAGTGGGTAAATTAATGAATGATGCTGGCTTAATTGCATTAACTTCTTTCATCTCGCCATATGAAAGTGATCGACAAAATGCACGTGAAATCATCGGAGAATCTTATATTGAGATATTCGTAAGTACTCCTTTAGAGGTCTGTGAAGAACGTGATGTCAAAGGTCTATATAAAAAAGCTCGTAGCGGTGAAATTCCTAACTTCACTGGCATATCCAGTCCTTATGAAAAGCCAACAACTCCAGAAATCGAAATCGATACGAGTCAATATTCACTTGAAGAAGCTACAGATTATGTAGTGAAAGAAATGACGAAGTTTTTGATTTAA
- a CDS encoding LCP family glycopolymer transferase produces the protein MTKRVERNKKSKRWLKVTLAVIVVVILSIAGYVYSIYHNAQQTVEQKVHEEVETIDTTVTKKKIKDQEPLNVLLLGVDERSSDSGRSDALMVLSLDPDNDAMQLVSIPRDTRTEIVGRGTDDKINHAYAFGGVDMSINTVENFLDIELDYYVRMNMEGLSNLVDALGGITVNNKLDWNDTGYYKKGYHYAQGDIQLDGPQTMGYVRMRYQDPNGDFGRTERQRQVIKAVVDKGASFNSVGKINNLIDVLGNNVVTNMEFKDMTDLFTNYRNTRQHFTSYMMQGSGTKISGIYYLMVTDEEVNKVHNMLIKSES, from the coding sequence ATGACTAAAAGAGTAGAGCGAAATAAAAAGTCAAAACGTTGGCTGAAAGTTACATTAGCCGTAATAGTAGTAGTCATATTGTCAATAGCTGGTTATGTTTATTCCATTTATCATAACGCTCAACAAACAGTGGAACAGAAAGTCCACGAAGAAGTAGAAACCATTGATACCACCGTAACAAAGAAAAAAATAAAAGATCAGGAACCGCTAAATGTACTCTTACTAGGAGTCGATGAAAGATCTTCGGACAGTGGGCGATCCGATGCTTTAATGGTTTTATCATTAGATCCTGATAATGATGCCATGCAATTAGTAAGCATTCCCCGTGACACAAGAACAGAGATAGTAGGAAGAGGTACGGATGATAAAATCAATCATGCCTATGCTTTTGGCGGTGTCGATATGTCGATAAACACCGTTGAGAATTTCCTGGATATTGAATTAGACTACTACGTCCGAATGAATATGGAAGGGTTATCAAATTTAGTTGATGCATTAGGTGGTATAACAGTGAATAATAAACTGGACTGGAACGACACAGGTTATTATAAAAAAGGGTATCATTATGCGCAAGGTGATATACAATTAGATGGTCCCCAAACAATGGGTTATGTTCGAATGAGGTATCAGGATCCTAATGGTGACTTTGGCAGAACCGAACGTCAACGCCAGGTGATTAAGGCCGTAGTTGACAAAGGGGCTAGCTTTAATTCAGTTGGTAAGATCAATAACTTAATTGACGTACTTGGTAATAATGTGGTTACCAACATGGAATTTAAAGATATGACAGATCTTTTTACCAATTACCGTAATACCAGACAGCATTTCACCAGTTATATGATGCAGGGCAGCGGTACTAAAATAAGCGGTATCTATTATTTAATGGTGACAGATGAAGAAGTAAATAAAGTACACAACATGTTAATCAAGTCAGAATCATAG
- a CDS encoding putative capsular polysaccharide synthesis family protein, which yields MKKFSDFKNLILIYQMGKVGSTSIADSIIENGGQAEHIHSFHHPVMFEQFHDLKSIDYYFPTKSIMKYKVYNNVFFKNALLRTNKRLKIITLAREPISRNIAMYFQGIHFPIFEINRSYNNRSDEDVNFELIIQLFLNKFHHNYGIKWFDNEFNRTFSVDIYDYPFDKEKGYTIINTRNLDIMVIKMEKLNDLEVKIQQFLDMPNFKLNKANIGDNKWYSDLYKRFKKVFIPSEDYIEKLYNTKYMNHFYTEEEIKVFRNKWGR from the coding sequence TTGAAAAAATTCAGTGATTTTAAGAACTTAATCTTGATATACCAAATGGGTAAAGTAGGCTCTACTAGTATTGCAGACTCAATTATTGAAAATGGTGGACAAGCGGAACATATTCATAGTTTTCACCATCCAGTTATGTTTGAACAATTTCATGACTTAAAATCTATTGATTACTATTTCCCAACAAAATCAATAATGAAATACAAAGTATACAATAATGTCTTCTTTAAGAACGCGCTATTACGAACGAATAAACGTTTGAAAATAATTACTTTAGCTAGAGAACCAATTTCAAGAAATATTGCAATGTATTTTCAAGGAATACACTTTCCTATTTTTGAAATTAATCGAAGTTACAATAACCGTTCAGATGAAGATGTTAATTTTGAATTAATCATTCAATTATTTCTGAATAAATTCCATCATAATTATGGGATTAAATGGTTTGATAATGAATTTAATCGTACTTTCAGTGTCGACATATACGATTATCCTTTTGACAAAGAAAAGGGATATACAATAATTAATACAAGAAATCTTGATATTATGGTTATTAAAATGGAGAAATTAAACGATTTAGAAGTAAAAATACAACAATTTCTCGACATGCCTAATTTTAAGTTAAACAAAGCGAATATCGGTGATAATAAATGGTATTCAGATTTGTATAAACGCTTTAAAAAAGTGTTTATTCCATCTGAAGATTATATTGAAAAACTATATAATACCAAATATATGAACCATTTTTATACTGAAGAAGAAATAAAGGTTTTTAGAAATAAATGGGGTCGTTGA